One Brachyspira suanatina DNA segment encodes these proteins:
- a CDS encoding BspA family leucine-rich repeat surface protein, with protein MKYNPQTKEELKELVEDNNVYLFDIDTSLITDMSVLFKESTRNKFDGIENWDTSNVIDMHDMFFNCRTFNSDISKWNVSKVENMACMFFGAEEFNQYIGDWDVYRVKDMNSIFFDCKKFNQNLNSWNTSNVENMSFMFYGASSFNQPLNNWNVSNVKNMYGMFSGCKKFNQDLNSWNVSNAENMSCMFFEAENFDQSISNWNVVNVTKMYSMFERCKNFNQSLNDWNVSNVTDMNSMFKCAENFNQPLNNWDTSKVENMRSMFEEAYRFNSDINNWNTSNVKDMSNMFCKCKSFNKPLYKWDTSNVVNMKCMFFEAENFNQDINNWNVSKTENMLGMFENAYSFNQPLNNWDISNVFYMNRMFFNCKKFNQDLNTWNVSNVKNMKSIFSGCESFNKSIGEWKINKTCVIDDIFENAVSLKNVKSILNIYFLARGNHRKQLLKMFENCDLKEVYIEVIKYNNAGIKDFIKKLENTCYDELKELIDQKENIIKEYKQKSKNKKI; from the coding sequence ATGAAATACAATCCTCAGACAAAAGAAGAATTAAAAGAATTAGTAGAAGATAATAATGTTTACTTGTTTGATATTGATACAAGTTTAATTACTGATATGAGTGTATTATTCAAAGAATCAACAAGAAACAAATTTGATGGTATAGAAAATTGGGACACTTCTAATGTTATAGATATGCATGATATGTTTTTTAATTGCAGAACATTCAATAGCGATATATCAAAATGGAATGTATCTAAGGTTGAGAATATGGCTTGTATGTTTTTCGGTGCTGAAGAATTTAATCAGTATATAGGTGATTGGGATGTTTATAGAGTTAAAGATATGAACAGTATATTTTTTGATTGCAAAAAGTTTAATCAAAATTTAAATAGCTGGAACACATCTAATGTTGAAAATATGAGCTTTATGTTTTATGGGGCATCATCTTTCAATCAGCCTTTGAATAATTGGAATGTAAGTAATGTTAAAAATATGTACGGAATGTTTAGCGGATGCAAAAAATTTAATCAGGATTTAAATAGTTGGAATGTATCTAATGCTGAGAATATGAGCTGCATGTTTTTTGAGGCAGAAAATTTTGATCAATCTATTAGTAATTGGAATGTAGTTAATGTTACTAAAATGTATAGCATGTTTGAGAGATGTAAGAATTTTAATCAGAGTTTGAATGATTGGAATGTTTCTAATGTTACGGATATGAACAGCATGTTTAAATGTGCTGAAAATTTTAATCAGCCTTTAAATAATTGGGACACTTCTAAAGTTGAAAATATGCGTTCTATGTTTGAAGAGGCATATAGATTTAATTCTGATATAAATAATTGGAATACAAGTAATGTAAAAGATATGAGTAATATGTTTTGCAAATGTAAAAGTTTCAATAAGCCATTATACAAATGGGATACTTCAAATGTAGTAAATATGAAATGTATGTTTTTTGAAGCGGAAAATTTTAATCAAGATATTAATAATTGGAATGTAAGTAAAACAGAAAATATGCTTGGTATGTTTGAGAATGCGTATAGCTTTAATCAGCCTTTAAATAATTGGGATATATCTAATGTTTTTTATATGAACCGTATGTTTTTTAATTGTAAGAAATTTAATCAAGATTTAAATACTTGGAATGTTTCTAATGTTAAAAATATGAAAAGTATTTTTTCCGGATGTGAAAGTTTTAATAAATCAATAGGTGAGTGGAAAATTAATAAAACTTGTGTTATTGATGATATTTTTGAGAATGCAGTTTCTTTAAAAAATGTTAAATCAATACTCAATATTTATTTTCTTGCCAGAGGAAATCATAGGAAACAACTTTTAAAGATGTTTGAAAATTGCGATTTAAAAGAAGTGTATATAGAAGTTATAAAATATAATAATGCTGGTATAAAAGATTTTATTAAAAAGCTTGAAAATACATGTTACGATGAATTAAAAGAGTTGATTGATCAAAAAGAAAATATTATAAAAGAATATAAACAAAAATCTAAAAACAAAAAAATATGA
- a CDS encoding OmpA family protein — protein sequence MINKILTLIFISILVISCSTNDKHVVVLAFSKQLHAVLYNDNSQATKTASKTYTQEDDITTVADSIIEKEEYTNTQAQIIEEVKEETKKEELTNNDALEEEKPQIIKQTEVIQQDDNEILITANIISFDFDSYELKNEYDEGINEICQYLNNNQDINLIIEGHSDSIGDFNYNILLSENRAKAIFDRLIYKGIDKERLRYIGYGSTHSSEYSDKDRKCQFVIINDSNEENEYKEENETDIIKLKQE from the coding sequence ATGATAAACAAAATTTTAACTTTAATCTTTATATCAATTTTGGTAATTTCATGTTCTACTAATGATAAACATGTTGTAGTATTAGCTTTCAGCAAGCAGCTTCATGCCGTGCTTTATAATGATAATAGTCAGGCTACAAAAACAGCCTCAAAAACATATACGCAGGAAGATGATATTACAACTGTAGCAGATTCTATAATAGAAAAAGAAGAATATACAAATACTCAGGCACAAATAATTGAAGAAGTAAAAGAGGAAACAAAAAAAGAAGAACTTACAAATAATGATGCATTAGAAGAAGAAAAACCTCAAATTATAAAACAAACTGAAGTTATACAGCAAGATGATAATGAAATTCTTATTACTGCTAATATAATATCTTTTGATTTTGATTCTTATGAATTGAAAAATGAATATGATGAAGGTATAAATGAAATTTGTCAGTATTTAAACAATAATCAAGATATTAATCTAATAATTGAAGGACATAGCGACAGCATCGGAGATTTTAATTACAATATACTTTTATCTGAAAACAGAGCTAAAGCAATATTTGATAGATTAATATATAAAGGTATAGATAAGGAAAGACTTAGATATATAGGATATGGTTCTACTCATTCTTCTGAATATAGCGATAAAGATAGAAAGTGCCAGTTTGTAATAATAAATGACTCAAATGAAGAGAACGAATACAAAGAAGAAAATGAAACTGATATAATTAAATTAAAACAAGAATAA
- a CDS encoding outer membrane beta-barrel protein: protein MKRLVIVLLFFIVAFSNKNLSAAIFSGVYIAPKINFKHEALNKTNKLELGKLPFLEKNNYIGGGFAVGYDLFRKTRLVPLRIDIEYMFQGVIDKQETWMQSIMASIYYDINIFFVKNNELDTLSTRALYNRVPNMSIYFGLSFGNRLYQMYHNYTDTIGKALITRSSFAFGINAGLAYNILDWFAVDLGYRYLLGFGFHDAHEVLLGARFTIR, encoded by the coding sequence ATGAAACGATTAGTGATTGTATTATTATTTTTTATTGTTGCCTTTTCAAATAAAAATCTCTCAGCAGCAATTTTCTCAGGTGTTTATATAGCCCCTAAAATTAATTTCAAACATGAGGCTCTTAATAAAACCAATAAATTGGAATTAGGAAAGCTTCCTTTTCTTGAAAAAAATAATTATATAGGCGGCGGTTTTGCTGTAGGATATGATTTATTCAGAAAAACTAGATTGGTGCCTTTAAGAATTGATATTGAATATATGTTCCAAGGCGTAATTGATAAACAAGAAACTTGGATGCAAAGTATTATGGCAAGCATATATTATGATATAAATATATTTTTTGTAAAAAACAATGAATTAGATACTCTTAGTACAAGAGCTCTTTATAATAGAGTTCCTAATATGAGTATATATTTTGGGCTATCTTTTGGAAACAGATTATATCAAATGTATCATAACTATACCGATACTATAGGAAAAGCTCTTATTACTAGAAGTTCTTTTGCATTTGGAATTAATGCAGGTTTAGCGTATAATATACTTGATTGGTTTGCTGTAGATTTGGGATACAGATACCTATTAGGGTTTGGTTTCCATGATGCTCATGAGGTACTTCTAGGAGCTAGGTTTACCATAAGATAA
- the hisIE gene encoding bifunctional phosphoribosyl-AMP cyclohydrolase/phosphoribosyl-ATP diphosphatase HisIE, whose product MNNINQNEISKLKFDDKGLIPTIVIDYYTKEVLTLAYMNKESLEISIKEEKTCFYSRSRQELWRKGETSGNYQHIQSIKSDCDNDALVIEVIKDGPACHTGSESCFFNEVYSKEDYKYFSIDKLYKLIEGRKINQTEGSYTTYLFNSGIDKILKKVGEECTEVIIGAKNDSNKETIYELSDLLYHSLVLMVEKGITINDIKDELASRSIIDKKEKQKSMK is encoded by the coding sequence ATGAACAATATAAATCAAAACGAAATATCAAAATTAAAATTCGATGATAAAGGTTTAATACCAACCATAGTTATAGATTATTATACAAAAGAAGTTTTAACCCTAGCATATATGAACAAAGAAAGTCTTGAAATAAGCATCAAAGAAGAAAAAACTTGTTTCTACAGCAGAAGCAGACAAGAATTATGGAGAAAGGGTGAAACATCTGGAAATTATCAGCATATACAATCAATAAAAAGTGATTGCGATAATGATGCTTTAGTTATAGAAGTTATAAAAGACGGACCTGCTTGTCATACAGGAAGCGAATCTTGTTTCTTTAATGAAGTGTATTCAAAAGAAGATTACAAATACTTTTCTATTGATAAACTTTATAAACTTATAGAGGGCAGAAAAATTAATCAAACAGAAGGATCATATACAACTTATTTATTTAATAGCGGAATAGATAAAATATTAAAAAAAGTTGGTGAAGAATGCACAGAAGTTATAATAGGTGCTAAAAATGACAGCAATAAAGAAACTATATATGAATTGTCAGATTTGCTTTATCATAGTTTAGTTTTAATGGTGGAAAAAGGTATAACTATTAATGATATAAAAGACGAATTAGCAAGCAGATCTATAATAGACAAAAAAGAAAAACAAAAAAGCATGAAATAA
- the rpsL gene encoding 30S ribosomal protein S12, which translates to MKNGLACKKNKELEVLYFMPTINQLVRKGRKRIINKTKSPALMKCPQREGVCTRVTTTTPKKPNSAMRKIARVRVTNGMEVTAYIPGIDHTLQEHNRVLIRGGRVKDLPGCRYHIVRGSREATGVEKRMKARSKYGTKKPKA; encoded by the coding sequence TTGAAAAATGGATTGGCTTGTAAAAAAAATAAAGAATTAGAGGTTTTGTATTTTATGCCTACAATTAATCAATTAGTAAGAAAAGGTCGCAAGCGTATAATAAACAAGACAAAATCGCCTGCATTAATGAAATGTCCGCAAAGAGAAGGGGTTTGTACTCGTGTAACAACAACTACACCAAAAAAACCTAACTCAGCTATGCGTAAAATTGCTCGTGTAAGAGTAACTAACGGTATGGAAGTAACAGCTTATATTCCTGGTATAGACCATACATTACAGGAACACAACCGTGTACTTATAAGAGGCGGAAGGGTTAAAGACTTACCTGGTTGTCGTTATCACATAGTTCGCGGAAGCCGTGAAGCTACAGGTGTAGAAAAGAGAATGAAAGCTAGAAGTAAATATGGTACTAAAAAACCAAAGGCTTAA
- the rpsG gene encoding 30S ribosomal protein S7 has translation MARRRRAQTRKIDADPIYGSVVISKFINKLMYDGKKSKAENIFYKAMDLVKEKTGKDGLEAFNEAIENIKPRVEVKSRRVGGSTYQVPVDVRPDRQNSLAFTWLIDASRKRGGRSMIERLSNEIVDAIDGKGQAVAKRDTVHRMAEGNKAFAHFRW, from the coding sequence ATGGCTAGAAGAAGAAGAGCACAAACTAGAAAAATAGATGCTGATCCAATTTATGGAAGCGTTGTTATTAGTAAATTTATAAATAAGCTAATGTATGACGGTAAAAAAAGCAAAGCTGAAAATATATTTTATAAAGCTATGGATTTAGTTAAAGAAAAAACAGGTAAAGATGGTTTAGAAGCTTTTAATGAAGCTATAGAAAATATTAAGCCTCGTGTAGAAGTAAAGTCAAGAAGAGTTGGCGGTTCTACATATCAGGTTCCTGTTGATGTAAGGCCAGACAGACAAAATTCTTTAGCATTCACATGGCTTATAGATGCTTCAAGAAAAAGAGGCGGAAGAAGCATGATTGAACGTTTATCAAATGAAATAGTAGATGCTATAGATGGTAAAGGTCAGGCAGTTGCTAAGAGAGATACAGTTCATAGAATGGCTGAAGGTAACAAAGCATTCGCACACTTTAGGTGGTAG